One window from the genome of Macaca fascicularis isolate 582-1 chromosome 7, T2T-MFA8v1.1 encodes:
- the LOC123574442 gene encoding cytochrome c oxidase subunit 7C, mitochondrial-like, with protein sequence MLGQSIWRFTTSVVRRSHYEEGPGKNSPFSVENKWALLVKMCSDFGSAFAAPFLIVRHQLLKS encoded by the coding sequence ATGTTGGGTCAGAGCATCTGGAGGTTCACAACCTCTGTGGTCCGTAGGAGCCATTATGAGGAGGGCCCTGGGAAGAATTCGCCATTTTCAGTGGAAAACAAGTGGGCGTTACTAGTTAAGATGTGTTCGGACTTTGGATCTGCATTTGCTGCACCCTTCCTTATAGTAAGACACCAACTGCTTAAATCATAA